GAACAGAGAACAGAGAACAGAGAACAGAGAACAGAGAACAGAGAACAGAGAACAGAGAACAGAGAACAGAGAACAGAGAACAGAGAATAGGGAATAGGGAATTAGTAATTAGGAATTTTAAGTGAGCTTATTTGTAATCGGTAACACCATTCCATTCTCCTCTTGACATATTGATGCAATATTGATATGTCATAGACATGAGAACAACAGTACGTCTTAGTGACGATTTATTACGTAATGCCAAACGTTTTGCGGCAGCCACAGGGCGTTCTCTTACTGAGCTTATTGAAGATAGTTTGCGCCAAGCCTTAGCATCGCGCGCTATAGAAAATGAACCACGCAGGGTTAATCTTACAACCAGTCCGGGTAGTGTGCGCAGTGGTATCGATATCAATCGAATGGCTGAGTTATTAGATGTTATGGAAGGTCATTAATTGTGATTCTTATTGATGTAAATGTATTAGTATATGCGCATAAAGAACAAACACTAAAACATATTGAATATAAATCATGGCTTGAGAAAATTATAGCAGCAGAAGTTCCATACGGCATGTCTGAATTTATACTCAGCAGCTTTTTGCGTATTGTTACGCATCCGCGCATTTTTGATCCACCTAGTTCTATAGATACAGCTTTAACTTTTGCTCATGAAGTTTTATTGCAGCCTAATTGTGTACGTATTACTCCAGGGGAGAGGCATTTTTCTATATTCACTAGCTTATTGAAAAAATGTGGTGCACGCGGCAATTTAGTACCAGATGCTTACTTAGCTGCCCTAGCGATTGAATCAGGTTGCGAGTTCATTACTACTGACAGTGATTATGCACGTTTTACCGGTCTTAAATGGCGCTATCCTTTAGAAAAAAAAGAGCAGAAGTAGTAAGCTAAATATTAAGT
This genomic stretch from Deltaproteobacteria bacterium harbors:
- a CDS encoding ribbon-helix-helix protein, CopG family encodes the protein MRTTVRLSDDLLRNAKRFAAATGRSLTELIEDSLRQALASRAIENEPRRVNLTTSPGSVRSGIDINRMAELLDVMEGH
- a CDS encoding type II toxin-antitoxin system VapC family toxin, with the translated sequence MILIDVNVLVYAHKEQTLKHIEYKSWLEKIIAAEVPYGMSEFILSSFLRIVTHPRIFDPPSSIDTALTFAHEVLLQPNCVRITPGERHFSIFTSLLKKCGARGNLVPDAYLAALAIESGCEFITTDSDYARFTGLKWRYPLEKKEQK